The following are from one region of the Ananas comosus cultivar F153 linkage group 20, ASM154086v1, whole genome shotgun sequence genome:
- the LOC109726070 gene encoding NAC transcription factor 32-like yields the protein MDGGDLILPPGFRFHPTDEELVMHYLCRKCAGSPIFAPIIADVDLYKYDPWDLPGMAKYGEKEWYFFSPRDRKYPNGSRPNRAAGTGYWKATGADKPVGTAIKKALVFYAGKAPKGEKTNWIMHEYRLAHVDRSARKKDYSTNTLRLDDWVLCRLYNKKGVVERPHAGSTKPGAAPNPVQLPQRPKTEHVTAPHAHVPAHQELMDLVYHDPSEPLPRLYAESSSSEHVRSPDPATCEALEEAESRHEQGTWGMLWEKALGGSFNYDDATEIAFAVPPFSPAFPDAAFHDALSYLQRPF from the exons atggacGGCGGAGATTTGATCCTTCCTCCGGGATTTCGATTCCATCCGACGGACGAGGAGCTCGTGATGCACTACCTTTGCCGAAAATGTGCCGGGTCGCCGATCTTTGCACCGATCATCGCCGACGTCGATTTGTACAAGTACGACCCCTGGGATCTGCCAG GCATGGCGAAGTACGGAGAAAAGGAATGGTACTTTTTTTCGCCGAGGGACCGAAAGTATCCGAACGGGTCGCGACCAAACCGCGCGGCGGGGACCGGGTACTGGAAGGCGACAGGGGCAGACAAGCCGGTGGGGACGGCGATCAAGAAGGCGTTGGTGTTTTATGCCGGAAAGGCCCCAAAGGGCGAAAAGACAAACTGGATCATGCACGAGTACCGACTCGCCCATGTCGACCGGTCTGCACGCAAAAAAGACTATAGCACCAACACCTTACGG TTGGACGACTGGGTGCTGTGTCGCCTCTACAACAAGAAGGGCGTGGTGGAGCGGCCCCACGCCGGTTCGACGAAACCGGGCGCCGCCCCGAACCCGGTCCAGCTCCCGCAGCGGCCCAAGACGGAGCACGTGACCGCGCCCCACGCGCACGTGCCGGCGCACCAGGAGCTGATGGACCTGGTCTACCACGACCCGTCGGAGCCGCTCCCGCGGCTGTACGCCGAGTCCAGCAGCTCCGAGCACGTGCGCTCCCCCGACCCGGCCACGTGCGAGGCCCTGGAGGAGGCGGAGAGTCGCCACGAGCAGGGCACGTGGGGGATGCTCTGGGAGAAGGCCCTCGGGGGATCGTTTAATTACGACGATGCCACCGAAATCGCGTTCGCGGTGCCGCCGTTTTCGCCCGCGTTCCCCGACGCCGCGTTCCACGACGCGCTTTCCTACCTCCAGAGGCCCTTCTAA